One segment of Clarias gariepinus isolate MV-2021 ecotype Netherlands chromosome 6, CGAR_prim_01v2, whole genome shotgun sequence DNA contains the following:
- the LOC128526387 gene encoding putative protein TPRXL, with protein sequence MSELKLKMKILLIFILWLISASSSSPSSFTSSPSSSSSSQTPSSSSSPLPSSTSTSSSSLPSSSTSRPSFST encoded by the exons ATGTCTGAGCTTAAACTCAAGATGAAGATCCTCCTCATCTTCATCCTGTGGCTGATCTCAG cctcatcatcatcaccatcatccttTACATCAagcccatcatcatcatcatcatcacaaacaccatcatcctcatcatcacccTTACCATCCTCCACATCAA catcatcatcatcattaccatcatcCTCCACATCAAGACCATCATTCTCCACA